The following proteins come from a genomic window of Theileria equi strain WA chromosome 2 map unlocalized gcontig_1105316255037, whole genome shotgun sequence:
- a CDS encoding conserved hypothetical protein (encoded by transcript BEWA_038760A), translating to MHSTGYGRLLPDEVLLANASIDDDCVENEAADARVDPGEGGPVSSGSTSSQGPSRNGHISVNYNMTGFQRAKYYEIANKESADYRRIDLMYKLMRICNTLKIPDHERIYSLFLKRLKTRFRLEASTRSLEIVVAALYYIDECRRNFGRLSVRDVLSRIKDCGIGLKKFVGYVAKVCDELSIAELPSERYDTIVSNALDQLRDYLRGGEKDELMPKATTTVLGNVNRFASLDELVAMVANNPISDIPRDKSTSLEQGSIVPQAELGDSVPVDPMLPYHLSAQYHKLSQNNQSLQRGDEKGQSKKKGTLHRSLYRAVGIKFKSIEDMVCRILELIDDESGDILDPRSRAMYRCKKTLVASVLAIVIAALKINISPSVLVRALDVARSSFYRNYKRVLDLLRMLFAKRFSCKIINTQHLLSLVALFLVEHMNKLDTDKDGPLSFPKNFGAFTKAKYKGLMIESDFNINYGELLGKISRVNGRLDNSGNVMSTFSKTVNCLEFLTRAWHAGEKGDKGEVPAASNGESEKPRNTGDEEKRKPSKEKEERAETEQPKKKVYLIHERSNNRYVCRYRDEAGALRRKTFSIARHGQDVALRLASTFLESLSAS from the coding sequence ATGCACTCTACGGGCTATGGCAGACTTCTTCCAGACGAAGTTCTTCTGGCTAATGCGTCAATTGACGATGACTGCGTAGAGAATGAAGCAGCGGACGCCAGGGTAGATCCGGGGGAGGGTGGCCCGGTCTCTTCGGGGTCAACATCTTCCCAGGGGCCATCAAGGAATGGCCATATTTCTGTAAACTATAACATGACGGGGTTTCAAAGGGCAAAGTACTACGAAATCGCCAACAAGGAGTCCGCAGACTACCGCAGGATCGATTTAATGTATAAACTGATGCGAATCTGCAACACTTTGAAAATTCCAGACCACGAGAGGATATACTCACTTTTCCTAAAGAGACTCAAGACGAGGTTCCGTCTGGAGGCTTCGACGAGAAGTCTCGAGATTGTGGTTGCGGCCCTGTACTACATCGACGAATGCAGACGCAATTTCGGGCGTCTCAGCGTGCGTGACGTCCTCAGCAGGATCAAAGACTGCGGTATTGGCCTGAAAAAGTTCGTCGGATACGTGGCAAAGGTCTGTGACGAGCTCAGCATCGCCGAGCTTCCATCGGAGAGGTACGATACGATCGTCTCAAATGCGCTGGACCAGCTGCGAGACTACCTAAGAGGTGGAGAAAAGGACGAACTGATGCCCAAAGCAACCACAACTGTGCTTGGGAACGTGAATCGATTTGCAAGTTTGGATGAACTTGTGGCGATGGTTGCCAACAATCCCATCAGTGACATTCCAAGGGACAAATCTACGAGTTTAGAACAAGGAAGTATCGTTCCACAGGCTGAACTTGGGGACAGCGTCCCGGTGGATCCAATGCTTCCATACCATTTGTCCGCACAGTATCACAAACTCTCACAAAATAACCAATCTCTCCAGAGGGGAGATGAGAAGGGCCAGTCAAAGAAGAAGGGAACACTTCACAGGTCTCTGTATAGAGCCGTTGGCATAAAGTTTAAGAGCATCGAGGATATGGTTTGCAGGATTCTGGAACTTATCGACGATGAATCGGGAGATATCCTGGACCCCAGGTCTAGGGCAATGTACAGATGTAAAAAGACGCTTGTCGCCAGTGTATTGGCAATTGTGATTGCCGCTCTAAAGATTAATATTTCGCCAAGTGTCTTGGTTAGGGCCTTGGATGTCGCAAGATCCTCGTTCTACAGAAACTACAAGAGGGTTCTGGACCTTCTTCGTATGCTATTTGCAAAGAGGTTTTCGTGCAAGATTATAAATACGCAACATTTGCTATCTCTAGTTGCTCTTTTCCTTGTGGAGCACATGAACAAGCTGGATACTGATAAGGATGGACCGCTCAGCTTCCCCAAGAATTTTGGCGCCTTTACCAAAGCCAAGTACAAGGGACTGATGATTGAATCTGATTTTAATATAAACTATGGAGAGTTGTTGGGGAAGATTTCAAGGGTTAATGGAAGACTTGACAACTCTGGGAATGTAATGTCTACGTTCTCAAAGACCGTAAACTGCCTGGAATTTTTGACAAGGGCATGGCACGCAGGAGAGAAGGGTGATAAAGGAGAGGTTCCTGCTGCTAGCAATGGTGAATCTGAGAAACCTCGTAATACGGGTGACGAGGAGAAACGCAAGCCTAgtaaagaaaaggaagaacgTGCGGAGACGGAGCAGCCTAAAAAGAAGGTTTACCTAATTCATGAACGTAGTAACAATCGTTATGTGTGCCGTTACAGGGACGAGGCCGGAGCATTGCGTAGAAAGACATTTTCTATAGCTCGTCACGGTCAGGATGTAGCCCTGAGGTTGGCTAGTACATTTTTGGAAAGCTTATCTGCTTCTTGA
- a CDS encoding protein kinase domain containing protein (encoded by transcript BEWA_038770A) translates to MHSFTKFYRTVAIKKVKNIEYKKGETNVKEHQLVGVLGIHFTTLRELKVMSELNHENLMGLIAVYVKEGFINIVMDIMLSDLKKVIDSKIRLNEAHVKCIMKQILTGLYVLHESLFAHRDLSPANIFIDENGVCKIADFGLSRRTVYPPTYRESKNMKILEANASRERLTFKVVTLWYRSPELLLGAECYHFSCDLWSVGCIFAELLTGKPLFPGSNEIDQLGKIYHLMGTPSETLWPGATKLPLYTPYTFSTPKELSTIFPHANKTSLDLLSKLLALDPHERITAQQALEHEYFKESPLACKSTDLPFDFIKKSAD, encoded by the exons ATGCATTCTTTCACCAAGTTTTACAGGACCGTTGCCATTAAAAAGGTGAAGAATATCGAATATAAAAAGGGAGAGACAAATGTAAAGGAACATCAGTTGGTAGGAGTACTTGGGATTCACTTTACTACTCTGCGTGAATTGAAAGTGATGTCGGAGTTAAACCATGAAAATCTCATGGGACTTATTGCAGTCTATGTAAAAGAAGGTTTTATCAACATTGTAATGGACATTATGTTGTCCGATCTCAAAAAGGTTATAGACAGTAAAATTCGTCTAAATGAAGCACATGTAAAGTGCATAATGAAGCAAATTTTGACTGGGCTCTATGTACTACACGAATCACTCTTTGCACACCGCGATCTCTCACCtgcaaatatttttatagatgagaatggagtaTGTAAAATCGCAGATTTTGGCCTTTCTAGGCGTACAGTATATCCACCAACATACAGAGAATCaaagaatatgaaaatTCTAGAAGCAAATGCATCCAGAGAAAGGTTAACATTCAAAGTTGTTACTCTATGGTATCGTTCTCCAGAGCTACTTTTAGGTGCTGAATGCTACCATTTCTCATGTGACTTGTGGAGTGTTGGCTGTATATTCGCAGAGCTCCTCACGGGAAAACCTCTATTTCCTGGAAGTAACGAAATCGATCAACTTGGAAAAATCTATCATCTCATGGGAACACCATCTGAAACTCTCTGGCCAGGAGCGACCAAACTTCCTCTATACACTCCATACACGTTCTCCACCCCAAAGGAATTGTCAACCATATTTCCAC ATGCCAACAAGACCTCACTCGATCTCCTATCAAAGCTACTCGCCCTCGATCCACACGAGAGAATCACAGCTCAGCAG GCATTGGAACATGAATACTTCAAGGAATCACCTCTAGCATGTAAATCCACAGATCTACCATTTGACTTTATTAAAAAAAGTGCAGACTAA